The proteins below come from a single Dehalococcoidia bacterium genomic window:
- a CDS encoding inorganic phosphate transporter: MFILIIILAVGFAVINGFNDAANAVATVIGTRVLSPLKAVLMAAVFNFIGAATGVAVAVTIGKGIVAPEYLSYGVIIAALITVILWGFTATYLGLPISISHAFVAGLIGAGIASASSVAIVWNTFIKVVSSVAIAPALGFAGGFALMVALLWILRRRAPLKVEGFFGKLQILSSAFMAYAHGKNDGQMPIGIMAMALAIHSGGEFHIPFWIIALSAISISFGTLFGGWRVIRTLGMKITALRPVQGFAAIGSAAAVVESASALGIPVSTTHCVSSAVMGVGATKRLSAVRWGVAGRIVTAWILTFPICGGLGWMFGKLLT, from the coding sequence GTGTTTATACTAATAATTATTCTAGCCGTCGGTTTCGCTGTAATAAACGGCTTTAACGATGCCGCTAATGCGGTAGCTACAGTAATAGGCACGCGGGTGCTCTCTCCTCTCAAGGCTGTGTTGATGGCGGCTGTATTCAACTTCATTGGTGCGGCCACTGGAGTTGCGGTAGCGGTCACTATAGGCAAAGGAATAGTCGCCCCGGAATATTTAAGCTACGGAGTAATCATAGCCGCTTTGATAACGGTGATATTATGGGGATTCACGGCGACGTATCTCGGCCTCCCTATAAGCATCAGTCATGCGTTTGTTGCCGGATTAATAGGCGCAGGGATAGCCTCCGCGAGCAGCGTGGCGATTGTCTGGAATACTTTTATTAAAGTCGTATCGTCGGTTGCCATAGCTCCCGCGCTCGGATTCGCCGGCGGATTTGCTTTAATGGTAGCCTTGCTCTGGATACTTCGTCGAAGAGCGCCGCTAAAGGTGGAGGGATTTTTCGGTAAACTACAGATTCTCTCCTCCGCATTCATGGCGTATGCTCACGGCAAGAATGATGGGCAGATGCCTATAGGTATCATGGCAATGGCGCTGGCAATACATAGCGGAGGGGAATTCCATATACCTTTCTGGATAATAGCCCTGTCTGCTATCAGCATATCGTTCGGCACATTATTCGGCGGCTGGCGTGTTATCCGGACTTTAGGGATGAAAATTACTGCACTAAGGCCGGTACAAGGATTCGCCGCTATAGGATCGGCGGCGGCTGTGGTCGAGTCCGCTTCGGCGCTGGGGATACCGGTGAGCACTACGCATTGCGTGAGTTCGGCGGTGATGGGGGTCGGCGCTACAAAAAGGCTGTCTGCTGTGCGATGGGGTGTAGCAGGCAGGATAGTGACGGCGTGGATCCTCACTTTCCCTATATGCGGTGGACTAGGGTGGATGTTTGGCAAACTATTGACCTAG
- a CDS encoding CoA transferase has protein sequence MTNTALVGLKVLEFAQFVSGPYCAKLLADMGAEVIKIEPPLIGDSARKREPFLDDVPGLERSGFFLFLNTSKLGITLDPDTATGRDIFLRLVAYCDVLIEDNPPLFMKERGLDYENLSKINPRLVMTSITPFGQSGPYRDYKAYHLNSYHGSGVARVLSSILPKETPVPVKGPGFLGDMDAGLCAATATMAALYSRLFSGDGQHIDISKQEALMALERVEMGMYGNEGETKFSTVFMQQMVGGLQRCKDGYVLITLGGDHHWEGLLKLLGDPEWSREERFQGELGKYKYAEDINGYIADWIKDYTKEELYHRCQKLNCPIGMVTTVADLAASRQLESREFFGEIEHPVMGQVRCPTSPYRFSETPHRFQRPAPMLGEHNEEIFVGRFGYSREDMMRLRGAGVI, from the coding sequence ATGACTAACACCGCCCTTGTCGGGCTTAAGGTTCTGGAGTTCGCCCAATTCGTTTCCGGCCCGTATTGCGCCAAGCTCCTCGCCGATATGGGGGCCGAGGTCATAAAGATCGAGCCGCCGCTTATCGGCGATTCCGCTCGAAAGAGGGAGCCATTTCTCGATGATGTTCCCGGCCTTGAGCGCAGCGGTTTCTTTCTATTCCTCAACACCAGCAAGCTCGGTATCACCCTCGATCCGGATACGGCTACCGGGCGTGATATTTTCCTTCGCCTGGTCGCCTATTGCGATGTGCTTATCGAGGATAATCCTCCGTTGTTTATGAAGGAGCGCGGGCTCGATTATGAAAACCTTAGCAAGATTAATCCCCGTCTCGTAATGACATCGATCACGCCGTTCGGGCAGAGCGGGCCGTATCGCGATTACAAGGCATATCACCTGAATTCCTACCACGGCAGCGGCGTGGCTAGGGTCCTCTCGTCGATTCTGCCCAAGGAAACGCCGGTCCCGGTTAAGGGCCCCGGCTTTCTCGGCGACATGGATGCCGGGCTGTGCGCCGCCACAGCAACTATGGCCGCATTATACAGTCGACTATTTAGCGGTGATGGGCAGCATATCGATATCTCCAAGCAGGAGGCTTTGATGGCGCTGGAGCGGGTGGAGATGGGCATGTACGGAAACGAGGGGGAGACAAAGTTCAGTACGGTGTTCATGCAGCAGATGGTGGGCGGGTTGCAGCGCTGCAAGGACGGCTACGTACTGATAACCCTCGGGGGGGATCATCACTGGGAGGGGCTGCTGAAGCTGCTGGGCGATCCGGAATGGTCGCGGGAGGAGAGGTTCCAGGGGGAACTGGGTAAGTATAAATACGCGGAGGATATAAACGGCTATATCGCCGACTGGATAAAGGATTATACCAAGGAGGAGCTATATCACCGCTGCCAGAAGCTGAACTGCCCGATAGGTATGGTAACCACCGTCGCCGACCTGGCCGCTTCCAGGCAGCTTGAGTCGCGGGAATTTTTCGGCGAGATCGAGCATCCGGTCATGGGCCAGGTCAGGTGTCCGACATCGCCGTATCGTTTTTCCGAGACGCCGCATCGTTTTCAGCGCCCGGCGCCCATGCTCGGCGAGCACAACGAGGAGATATTTGTCGGTCGATTTGGCTACAGCAGGGAGGACATGATGCGTTTGAGAGGGGCAGGGGTTATCTAG
- a CDS encoding DUF47 domain-containing protein → MRLPFLPKEDKFFDLFDEGAKNLVKTTEVFADLVANWEDVPAKARHIKELEHYGDEITHRIVALLHSTFVTPIDREDIAHLAEHIDDVLDCIEDAATCMSIYEVARPTTRCRELAKILVKITAEVGVAIPKLRNRSELHKLPASCIEINRLENEADAIARSALAELFRDKLDTADIIKWREIYQYMETATDRCEDIANVLEGVMIKRT, encoded by the coding sequence TTGAGGCTTCCATTTCTCCCAAAAGAAGATAAGTTCTTTGATTTGTTTGACGAAGGAGCAAAGAATCTGGTGAAGACGACCGAAGTCTTTGCTGATTTGGTAGCAAACTGGGAGGACGTTCCCGCCAAGGCTCGTCATATCAAGGAGCTGGAACATTACGGCGACGAGATAACACATCGCATCGTTGCGCTACTTCACTCCACCTTTGTCACGCCTATCGACCGCGAGGATATAGCGCACCTCGCTGAGCACATCGACGATGTGCTGGACTGTATAGAAGACGCTGCTACGTGCATGTCCATTTACGAAGTGGCGCGGCCGACAACCAGGTGTCGGGAACTGGCAAAAATACTCGTAAAGATAACCGCGGAAGTAGGGGTTGCGATACCGAAGCTGCGCAATCGCAGCGAGTTGCACAAACTTCCGGCGAGCTGTATTGAGATAAACCGGCTGGAGAACGAGGCCGACGCCATAGCCCGTTCTGCTCTGGCGGAGCTTTTCCGCGATAAGCTGGATACCGCCGATATCATCAAATGGCGCGAGATATACCAGTACATGGAGACCGCCACAGATCGTTGCGAGGATATAGCCAATGTCCTCGAAGGCGTAATGATTAAACGTACCTGA
- a CDS encoding archease, translated as MREGFEIIDHTADVAIAAYGADMKKAFANAALGMFSIIAEIDRVDEKTIRNVEVTADGAKDLLVSWLNELLFVFEVEKILFKRFEISELDTNKIVARCYGEKIDPKRHSIKTEIKAATYHMTQIEEKPDGVMLQVLFDI; from the coding sequence ATGCGCGAAGGGTTTGAGATAATCGATCACACGGCCGATGTGGCCATCGCAGCGTATGGAGCCGACATGAAGAAGGCTTTCGCTAACGCGGCCCTTGGCATGTTCAGCATAATAGCCGAAATCGACAGGGTCGACGAAAAGACTATACGCAACGTTGAAGTAACGGCCGACGGTGCAAAAGACCTCCTGGTATCATGGCTGAACGAACTGTTATTCGTATTTGAAGTCGAAAAGATCCTGTTTAAACGATTCGAGATATCGGAACTCGACACTAATAAGATCGTTGCCAGATGTTACGGGGAAAAGATCGACCCGAAGCGGCACAGTATAAAGACGGAGATAAAGGCCGCGACATACCACATGACTCAAATCGAAGAGAAACCCGACGGCGTCATGCTTCAGGTACTGTTCGATATTTAA